In Streptomyces sp. NBC_01717, one DNA window encodes the following:
- a CDS encoding multicopper oxidase family protein codes for MATRRQFIKAGLGGGACLFLPAGPASTSAWPGFASRVLDPTAIDKYVTELAVPSVMPWAERDEAGHVDHYTIGVRQFRQQILPAGMPATTVWGYGSTRHPGSFAYPSCTVEATFGRAIQVTWVNQLLDRHGNHLPHLLPVDPTLHWANPEGGISWRDARPTFTSTPGPYTGPVPIVTHLHGGHNTQESDGYPEAWYLPRASDIPDGYARVGSFYEQFKMIFEDQFHAAWEPGTAVFQYANQERAATSWFHDHALGVTRLNVYAGLAGFYLLRGGPADLPSGVLPGPAPKLGDPPGRHYYEIPVVIQDRSFSTDGSLFYPASRASFDHFTGPYIPGSDISPIWNPEFFGNTMVTNGRTWPTLSVEPRRYRLRILNGCNARFLILKIVTDPMAPRPSAPVLPFWQIGSEGGFLPAPVQRDQLLTAPAERADVIVDFTSIPVGTNLYLVNEGPDEPFKGGKAGTDFQPAAPGTTGQVMKFTVARPLATPDRTIPPAQLTLPPFEPLGPASHTRQVSLQEQNSAVLRGVGPRMVMLGTVDRHGNRIPMGWSDPITENPALGATEIWEIHNSTKDAHPIHIHEVQFQVVDRQTAGHSARPPEPGESGFKDTVIAYPHAITRVKATFDRAGQYVWHCHMLEHEDNEMMRPYRVGPP; via the coding sequence ATGGCCACAAGGCGTCAATTCATCAAGGCCGGCCTAGGCGGCGGAGCCTGCCTCTTCCTCCCGGCCGGGCCTGCCTCCACGTCGGCCTGGCCGGGGTTCGCCAGTCGCGTCCTGGACCCGACGGCAATCGACAAGTACGTCACCGAGCTCGCCGTCCCGTCAGTCATGCCCTGGGCCGAGAGGGACGAGGCAGGACACGTCGATCACTACACGATCGGTGTTCGGCAGTTTCGGCAGCAGATTCTGCCGGCCGGTATGCCTGCCACGACGGTGTGGGGATACGGGTCGACCCGACATCCGGGAAGCTTCGCCTACCCGTCATGCACCGTCGAGGCGACCTTCGGCCGGGCCATACAGGTCACGTGGGTGAACCAGCTGCTCGACCGCCACGGCAACCATCTGCCGCACCTACTGCCGGTAGACCCCACACTGCACTGGGCCAACCCTGAAGGCGGTATTTCATGGCGTGATGCCCGACCGACCTTCACCTCGACACCCGGCCCCTATACCGGGCCCGTGCCGATCGTGACCCACCTGCACGGGGGGCACAACACGCAGGAGAGCGACGGCTACCCCGAGGCGTGGTATCTACCCCGTGCATCCGACATCCCCGACGGATATGCACGGGTGGGCTCCTTCTATGAACAGTTCAAGATGATATTCGAGGACCAGTTCCATGCAGCCTGGGAGCCAGGAACCGCCGTATTCCAGTACGCCAACCAGGAGCGTGCCGCCACCTCCTGGTTCCATGACCATGCCCTGGGGGTCACTCGGCTGAACGTCTACGCGGGGCTGGCGGGCTTCTACCTCCTGCGTGGCGGGCCTGCCGACCTTCCGAGCGGTGTGCTTCCGGGGCCGGCACCGAAGCTCGGTGACCCCCCGGGGAGGCACTACTACGAGATCCCGGTCGTCATCCAGGACCGGTCGTTCTCCACCGACGGCAGCCTGTTCTACCCGGCGAGTCGTGCATCCTTCGACCACTTCACCGGTCCCTACATCCCCGGCAGTGACATCTCTCCCATCTGGAACCCGGAGTTCTTCGGCAACACGATGGTGACCAACGGCCGTACCTGGCCCACTCTCTCCGTCGAGCCGCGCCGCTACCGCCTGCGGATTCTCAACGGCTGCAACGCACGCTTCCTGATCCTGAAGATCGTCACCGACCCGATGGCCCCTCGTCCCTCAGCTCCGGTGCTCCCCTTCTGGCAGATCGGTTCGGAGGGAGGTTTCCTGCCCGCACCTGTGCAGCGCGACCAACTGCTCACCGCCCCCGCCGAACGCGCCGACGTCATCGTCGACTTCACCTCGATCCCGGTCGGCACCAATCTGTACCTCGTCAACGAGGGCCCCGACGAGCCGTTCAAGGGCGGGAAAGCGGGCACAGACTTCCAGCCGGCGGCTCCCGGGACCACCGGACAGGTCATGAAATTCACCGTGGCACGACCGCTCGCTACACCGGACAGGACCATACCCCCCGCCCAGCTCACCCTTCCGCCGTTCGAACCACTGGGTCCAGCGAGCCACACACGGCAGGTCTCCTTGCAGGAGCAGAACTCCGCAGTCCTGCGGGGGGTGGGCCCCCGCATGGTGATGCTCGGCACCGTGGACCGGCACGGAAACCGGATCCCCATGGGATGGAGTGATCCCATCACGGAGAACCCGGCACTCGGGGCGACCGAGATCTGGGAAATACACAACTCCACCAAAGACGCCCACCCGATCCACATCCACGAGGTTCAGTTCCAGGTCGTCGACCGGCAGACCGCCGGGCACAGTGCAAGACCTCCAGAGCCCGGGGAGAGCGGTTTCAAGGACACGGTGATCGCCTATCCGCACGCCATCACCCGGGTCAAAGCCACCTTCGACCGGGCGGGACAGTATGTGTGGCACTGCCACATGCTGGAACACGAGGACAACGAGATGATGCGGCCCTACCGTGTCGGCCCTCCCTGA
- a CDS encoding universal stress protein — protein sequence MAAAERRELVVGIDPAKDWHLPLAWAADEAHRRGLELRLVVVVSPLHDTQHCDDSARRMSMIQAGSHALQAGADWARERHPQLQPVTDLLDGFPASVIARLSEDARMVVLGSRHLNRTAEHFSAGSLVVPVTARARCPVVVVGDAEHVTQQPTYLVVGIDGSESSKAALGLAFEEADFRGAALRAVSVWQPPVIMLHDAKAAVQAQRRMLSETTAGWSLKYPDVHLAHEVPTGHPVEELAKASEHALAVVVGRRGRGGYTGMRLGSVVHGLLHRAHCPVITVPLV from the coding sequence ATGGCCGCCGCTGAACGCCGCGAGCTCGTCGTCGGCATCGATCCGGCCAAGGATTGGCACCTGCCGCTGGCCTGGGCGGCGGACGAGGCCCATCGACGCGGGCTGGAGCTTCGGCTCGTCGTGGTCGTATCTCCACTACACGACACGCAGCACTGCGATGACAGCGCGCGCAGGATGTCCATGATCCAAGCCGGGTCACACGCTCTCCAAGCAGGTGCCGACTGGGCCCGGGAGCGCCATCCGCAACTGCAGCCGGTCACCGATCTGCTCGATGGCTTCCCGGCTTCGGTGATCGCCCGACTGTCCGAGGACGCCCGGATGGTCGTCCTCGGATCCCGACACCTGAACCGTACGGCGGAGCACTTCAGCGCCGGCTCCCTCGTCGTCCCCGTCACGGCAAGGGCACGTTGTCCTGTGGTGGTCGTGGGCGACGCGGAGCACGTCACCCAACAGCCGACCTACCTGGTCGTGGGAATTGACGGCAGCGAGTCCTCGAAGGCGGCGCTGGGGCTGGCGTTCGAGGAGGCAGACTTCCGCGGAGCCGCGCTCCGCGCCGTCTCGGTGTGGCAGCCGCCCGTGATCATGCTTCACGACGCGAAGGCCGCCGTGCAGGCTCAGCGTCGGATGCTCTCCGAGACCACAGCAGGTTGGTCGCTGAAGTACCCGGACGTGCACCTGGCCCACGAAGTGCCGACCGGACATCCGGTGGAGGAGCTCGCCAAGGCGTCCGAGCACGCCCTGGCTGTCGTCGTGGGCCGCCGCGGCCGGGGCGGTTACACGGGCATGCGGCTCGGTTCAGTCGTCCACGGACTGCTGCACCGCGCGCACTGCCCGGTGATCACAGTTCCCCTCGTGTGA
- a CDS encoding CBS domain-containing protein, whose translation MKHIRVGDLMTDEVVSVVPATSFKEVAKLLAQYNISGLPVLDEEDQVVGVVSESDLVNRQAARHLVPSDGPDAGTGTGTGTAVSSGAEFMAAEVMSTPAVTVHADETAPDAARLMMRSGVERLPVVDDEDRLVGIVTRRDLLRLFLRPDAEIRRRIIEDVVVGTMGLGADAVAVHVIDGVVTLEGQLESRSQIAILTRLAEQLDGVVAVVGHVTAHADAPTPAPHSVPRMG comes from the coding sequence ATGAAGCACATCAGAGTGGGAGACCTGATGACCGACGAGGTCGTCTCGGTCGTCCCCGCCACCTCCTTCAAGGAGGTCGCGAAGCTGCTCGCCCAGTACAACATCAGCGGACTGCCGGTGCTCGACGAAGAGGACCAGGTCGTCGGCGTCGTCTCCGAGAGCGACCTGGTGAACCGACAGGCCGCGAGACACCTCGTGCCGAGCGACGGACCAGACGCCGGCACAGGGACCGGCACCGGGACCGCAGTGTCGTCGGGAGCGGAATTCATGGCTGCCGAGGTCATGTCGACACCGGCGGTGACCGTCCACGCAGACGAGACCGCACCGGACGCCGCTCGGCTGATGATGCGTAGTGGCGTGGAGAGGCTGCCGGTCGTGGACGACGAGGACCGGCTCGTCGGTATCGTCACGCGCCGGGATCTGCTCCGCCTGTTTCTGCGCCCCGACGCGGAGATACGACGACGCATCATCGAGGACGTAGTTGTGGGCACCATGGGGCTCGGAGCCGACGCGGTCGCCGTCCATGTGATCGACGGCGTCGTCACTCTGGAAGGCCAATTGGAGAGCCGGAGCCAGATTGCGATCCTGACGCGCCTTGCAGAACAACTCGACGGGGTGGTCGCGGTCGTAGGCCATGTGACTGCACACGCCGATGCCCCCACACCTGCCCCCCACAGTGTGCCGCGCATGGGCTGA
- a CDS encoding cation-translocating P-type ATPase translates to MTAAEAERRLAEHGRNEVAEVRSAPLYSRVVAQLGDPLIMVLLGAALLTIVIGDHADAVVIGLVIVFNTTVGVAQEIRADHAVAALSAMSAPSARVLRDGSAREIAATVVVPGDVLLLGEGDIVAADAELIEASALLIDESMLTGESVPVDKDSGALLGAGTVVVRGRGVATVTVTGAESALGRIAALLDGAREPTPLQRRLASLGRILAVVTLGLCLVVFVFGLARGLPAGTMAVTAISLAVAAVPESLPAVVTLALALGARRMAARHALVRRLPAVETLGSVAVLATDKTGTLTEGRMVVQHVWTPRLAADFFGVGYEPYGDIQVDGRKPTPAELGPVRDLLTAASLCNDAALRPPKDHAAHENRWTAVGDPMEAALLAAAAKAGCADQTEIRRLYPRTWEAPFDSLRKRMTTVHRMPSGALLVCLKGAPEVVLDVSVLADRKDVLMGARQQAAILASRGFRVLAVASTERRNEPSNAATAETGLRLLGLAAISDPPKPAAAATLAACRAAGITPVLITGDHPATARAVAARVGLIDGVCGDDSVLTGPDLASGRTDDLTTARVFARTNPQQKLDIVDAWCSRGAVTAMTGDGVNDGPALRRADIGVAMGKRGTEVARQAADLVLTDDDLSTVVAAVEEGRRVYDNIRRFLIYGLAGGTAEILVMLVGPLVGLPLPLRAGQILWINLLTHGLTGVVMGAEPASPDAMHRPPRPPGQHILGAGAWQRLLVLATVVTAVCLAAGVVARAWDLPWQSVLFLSLLGAQLGVVMGLRTRLLTRQNPFLPLAVLASALLALAALYAPPLRSVLETEPLGWSGAALATAAFMSGYLAARFTRHAFRERKAAEAKS, encoded by the coding sequence TTGACCGCGGCGGAGGCCGAGCGCCGTCTGGCCGAGCACGGCCGCAACGAGGTGGCGGAGGTGCGTAGCGCACCTCTGTACAGCCGAGTCGTTGCGCAGCTCGGTGATCCGCTGATCATGGTGTTGCTCGGTGCGGCACTGCTGACGATTGTGATCGGCGATCACGCGGACGCGGTGGTCATCGGTCTGGTGATCGTCTTCAACACGACGGTGGGGGTCGCGCAGGAGATCCGCGCTGACCACGCCGTGGCAGCTCTGTCGGCGATGTCGGCACCGAGCGCTCGTGTCCTGCGGGACGGCTCAGCACGGGAGATTGCCGCAACGGTTGTGGTGCCCGGCGACGTACTGCTGCTCGGCGAGGGCGACATCGTCGCTGCCGACGCCGAGCTCATCGAGGCATCTGCCCTACTCATCGACGAATCCATGCTTACCGGGGAGTCCGTCCCTGTGGACAAGGATTCCGGCGCGCTGCTGGGCGCAGGGACTGTCGTGGTGCGCGGACGGGGCGTCGCAACGGTCACAGTCACCGGCGCCGAAAGTGCGCTCGGCCGTATCGCCGCACTCCTCGACGGTGCACGCGAGCCGACACCACTGCAGCGCCGTCTCGCCTCCCTGGGGCGCATCCTGGCCGTCGTCACCCTGGGACTCTGCCTTGTGGTCTTCGTCTTCGGGCTCGCACGCGGCCTGCCGGCCGGGACCATGGCCGTGACGGCGATCAGCCTGGCCGTCGCGGCGGTCCCCGAGTCCCTGCCTGCCGTCGTGACCCTCGCACTGGCGCTGGGCGCCCGGCGTATGGCGGCCCGGCACGCCCTCGTACGCAGGCTCCCGGCCGTGGAGACGCTCGGCTCCGTGGCAGTGCTGGCTACCGACAAGACCGGAACCCTCACCGAAGGTCGCATGGTGGTTCAGCACGTTTGGACGCCGCGGCTTGCAGCGGATTTCTTCGGGGTGGGTTACGAACCTTATGGGGACATCCAGGTCGATGGCAGGAAGCCGACGCCCGCTGAACTTGGCCCCGTACGGGACCTGCTGACGGCGGCATCGCTGTGCAATGACGCCGCCCTGCGGCCACCGAAGGATCATGCCGCCCATGAGAACCGGTGGACTGCGGTCGGTGACCCCATGGAAGCCGCACTCTTGGCGGCAGCGGCCAAAGCAGGTTGTGCGGATCAAACGGAAATCAGGCGGCTGTACCCGAGGACATGGGAAGCACCGTTCGACAGTCTCCGCAAGCGCATGACCACAGTGCACCGAATGCCTTCAGGTGCTCTGCTCGTGTGCTTGAAGGGCGCGCCTGAAGTGGTGCTCGACGTCTCCGTGCTCGCCGACCGCAAAGACGTCCTGATGGGCGCGCGACAGCAGGCGGCGATCCTTGCTTCCCGCGGCTTCCGAGTGCTCGCCGTTGCATCCACCGAGCGGCGGAACGAACCGAGCAACGCTGCCACAGCTGAGACAGGCCTGCGGCTGCTGGGCCTCGCTGCCATCAGCGATCCCCCGAAACCAGCGGCGGCCGCTACGCTCGCCGCCTGCCGTGCAGCGGGGATCACACCAGTCCTTATTACGGGAGATCACCCCGCCACAGCACGCGCGGTGGCCGCTCGTGTGGGACTCATTGACGGAGTCTGCGGTGACGACTCGGTACTTACTGGCCCTGATCTGGCATCAGGGCGCACAGACGACCTCACCACAGCACGGGTATTCGCCCGGACGAACCCGCAGCAGAAACTGGACATCGTCGATGCCTGGTGTTCCCGAGGGGCGGTCACGGCCATGACCGGCGACGGTGTCAACGACGGCCCGGCCCTGCGCCGGGCCGACATCGGTGTGGCCATGGGCAAGCGGGGAACGGAGGTCGCACGACAGGCGGCTGACCTCGTCCTCACCGACGATGACCTGTCGACCGTAGTCGCGGCCGTCGAGGAGGGCCGGCGCGTGTACGACAACATCCGGCGCTTCTTGATTTATGGCCTGGCTGGCGGTACCGCGGAGATCCTCGTCATGCTGGTCGGTCCCCTTGTCGGACTCCCGCTGCCCCTCCGGGCCGGCCAGATCCTGTGGATCAATTTGCTGACCCATGGTCTGACTGGTGTGGTCATGGGCGCAGAGCCGGCGTCCCCGGATGCCATGCACAGGCCACCGCGGCCACCCGGTCAGCACATCCTCGGCGCCGGTGCTTGGCAGCGTCTCCTCGTGCTGGCCACGGTCGTTACCGCGGTCTGTCTGGCGGCAGGGGTTGTTGCACGTGCCTGGGACCTTCCATGGCAGAGCGTCCTGTTCCTGTCGCTGCTCGGCGCGCAACTCGGCGTCGTCATGGGGCTGCGGACGCGTCTACTGACCCGGCAGAACCCCTTCCTCCCCCTGGCCGTGCTCGCATCTGCCCTGCTGGCGCTGGCGGCCCTGTACGCTCCGCCGCTGCGGTCGGTTCTGGAGACCGAGCCGCTCGGTTGGTCCGGGGCCGCTCTTGCGACGGCCGCCTTTATGAGTGGCTACCTGGCTGCTCGGTTCACACGACATGCATTCCGGGAAAGGAAGGCCGCGGAGGCGAAGTCATGA
- a CDS encoding nicotinate phosphoribosyltransferase, with protein MSNATSTDLYEVTMAQSYLSESMTGSATFSLFVRNLPPDRGFLVCAGLESVLDFLSAYRVDADDVDVFASVMGRPPEDLAPLLGLEFSGEVRAVPEGRIVLAGEPLLEITAPLPQAQLVETYVLNQLNHQTAIASKCARCVLAADGHQVVDFSLRRTHGIEAGHRAARLGAMVGFAGTSNVAAAHSEGLSAVGTMAHSYIEAFGLEEDAFRAFARSHPGPVTLLVDTYDTVTGVATAARVLRDLGLGPGCAIRLDSGDLGALAVRARTILDAAGLQETRIVASGGLDEFAVDSLVRSGAPIDTYAVGTRIGVSADAPYLDSAYKLVEYDGRPVMKLSSAKVTAPGRKQVFRRPGYADLIALIDEPPPPDGVPLLESVMREGRRVSERTELLTARQRFAADLAALPPGARTIWAPVAPKAELSGLLNSLAAHVREYIKKNLIWDSGEVI; from the coding sequence ATGTCGAATGCCACGAGCACCGACCTCTACGAGGTCACAATGGCCCAGTCGTACCTGAGCGAGAGCATGACCGGTTCGGCGACGTTCAGTCTGTTCGTGCGCAACCTGCCTCCGGACCGGGGCTTTCTTGTCTGTGCCGGTCTGGAATCAGTCCTCGACTTCCTTTCCGCCTATCGTGTGGACGCGGATGACGTGGATGTCTTCGCCTCTGTGATGGGACGACCGCCCGAGGATCTGGCACCACTACTCGGCCTGGAATTCAGTGGTGAGGTACGGGCAGTGCCCGAAGGGCGTATCGTGCTGGCCGGCGAACCCCTGCTGGAAATCACTGCGCCGCTTCCGCAGGCCCAGCTGGTTGAAACCTACGTACTCAACCAGCTCAACCACCAGACCGCCATCGCCTCCAAATGCGCGCGCTGCGTCCTGGCCGCCGACGGACACCAGGTCGTGGACTTCTCCCTGCGGCGCACTCATGGCATTGAAGCCGGGCACCGGGCAGCTCGGCTGGGTGCCATGGTTGGCTTCGCCGGAACCAGCAATGTGGCGGCAGCTCACTCCGAGGGCTTGTCCGCAGTAGGCACGATGGCCCACTCGTACATCGAGGCATTCGGTCTCGAGGAGGACGCGTTCCGGGCCTTCGCCCGGTCCCATCCAGGCCCTGTAACACTCCTCGTGGACACCTACGACACCGTGACGGGCGTGGCGACCGCGGCGCGTGTGCTGCGCGATCTGGGGCTCGGTCCGGGGTGCGCCATCCGGCTGGACAGCGGTGACCTCGGAGCACTGGCCGTGCGGGCGCGGACGATCCTTGATGCCGCCGGTCTACAGGAGACACGCATCGTGGCGAGCGGTGGTCTCGACGAGTTCGCCGTGGACAGTCTGGTCCGCTCCGGAGCGCCCATTGATACGTACGCCGTCGGGACCCGGATCGGCGTCTCCGCGGATGCCCCCTACCTGGATTCCGCGTACAAGCTGGTCGAGTACGACGGGCGGCCGGTAATGAAGCTTTCTTCGGCCAAGGTGACAGCGCCAGGGCGCAAGCAGGTGTTCCGAAGGCCGGGATATGCGGATCTCATAGCTCTCATCGACGAACCGCCGCCTCCGGATGGCGTCCCGCTGCTGGAGTCGGTCATGCGGGAGGGCCGACGCGTTTCGGAACGCACGGAGCTGCTCACAGCGCGGCAAAGGTTCGCGGCCGACCTCGCGGCACTGCCCCCCGGGGCCCGCACCATATGGGCACCCGTCGCGCCGAAAGCGGAACTCTCAGGGCTCCTCAACTCACTCGCGGCACATGTCCGCGAATATATCAAGAAGAATCTGATATGGGACTCTGGCGAAGTCATTTGA
- a CDS encoding universal stress protein: protein MEGTTGRLELGAVIVGVDGSKPARQAALWAAAEAVRRDSPLHIVHAADTDRRALYLSVESIERVRNAGQELLRDTAAAIRDQYPGVHITTELSRSSAVPSLHRTAGLRGTVVVGNRGLGGFESLMLGSVGLKVAAGATTPVIVVRGVEKGGEAGVVLAAVRDEHDGECARYAAREAELRQASLRLLHVWNVLESAGLAVTMLDNVEGMAGEQVHQLTAVADGIRDEFPALTVQTDAEGSLTVAGVLVEASHHADLLVMGGRRSPGYIGRTLGRTTHTLLHHAHCPVQLIPRHGPGHGSES from the coding sequence ATGGAAGGCACGACTGGCAGGCTGGAACTGGGTGCCGTCATCGTCGGCGTCGATGGCTCCAAGCCGGCCCGCCAGGCAGCGTTGTGGGCGGCGGCCGAGGCTGTACGCCGTGACAGTCCACTGCACATCGTCCACGCGGCTGACACGGACCGCCGGGCTCTCTACCTTTCAGTGGAGAGCATCGAGCGTGTACGCAACGCGGGCCAAGAACTGCTGCGGGACACTGCCGCCGCCATCAGGGACCAGTATCCCGGTGTGCACATCACCACGGAGCTCAGCCGCAGCTCCGCCGTCCCCAGCCTGCACCGGACCGCGGGGCTCCGCGGCACTGTCGTGGTGGGGAACCGGGGTCTCGGCGGTTTCGAATCTCTCATGCTCGGATCCGTCGGTCTGAAGGTTGCTGCCGGTGCCACGACGCCCGTGATCGTGGTCAGGGGCGTTGAGAAGGGAGGTGAGGCCGGAGTGGTGCTCGCCGCGGTCCGTGACGAGCACGACGGCGAATGCGCCCGCTACGCGGCGCGCGAAGCCGAGCTCCGCCAGGCATCGCTGCGGCTGTTGCACGTGTGGAACGTACTCGAGTCCGCCGGACTGGCCGTGACCATGCTCGACAACGTCGAAGGAATGGCCGGCGAACAGGTTCACCAACTGACGGCGGTGGCGGACGGGATCCGCGATGAATTCCCGGCCCTGACCGTGCAGACGGATGCTGAGGGAAGCCTCACCGTGGCCGGAGTTCTGGTCGAGGCATCCCATCACGCGGATCTGCTGGTGATGGGCGGACGGCGGTCACCCGGTTACATCGGACGCACCCTCGGGCGGACGACGCACACTCTCCTGCACCACGCGCACTGTCCAGTGCAGCTTATTCCGCGGCACGGTCCCGGACACGGGAGTGAGTCGTGA
- a CDS encoding CBS domain-containing protein, which yields MTASRYTVSDVMTHTAVAIGREASYKEIVELMHQWKVSAVPVLEGEGRVVGVVSEADLLPKEEFRQDEPKLPDQLEEASKADAVLAEELMSSPAVTVHPDATLAEAARIMARKRVKRLPVVNSLGMLEGVVSRSDLLKVFLRPDEEIGDEIRSAVLAELVPPVELEFSVLDGVVTLRGPLQNRSLVPLLARAIRAVEGVVDVRMELV from the coding sequence ATGACTGCATCCCGGTACACCGTCAGCGACGTCATGACCCACACGGCCGTGGCCATCGGCCGCGAGGCCTCGTACAAGGAGATCGTCGAGCTGATGCACCAGTGGAAGGTCAGCGCAGTGCCGGTACTCGAAGGCGAGGGCCGTGTCGTCGGGGTTGTCTCCGAGGCGGACCTGCTGCCGAAGGAGGAATTCCGGCAGGACGAGCCCAAGCTGCCCGACCAGCTCGAGGAGGCATCCAAAGCCGACGCCGTGCTGGCCGAGGAGCTGATGTCGAGTCCGGCCGTCACCGTCCACCCCGATGCCACGCTCGCCGAGGCCGCCCGCATCATGGCGCGCAAGCGGGTAAAGCGTCTGCCCGTCGTGAACAGCCTCGGCATGCTGGAGGGTGTCGTGAGCCGCAGCGACCTGCTGAAAGTGTTCCTGCGCCCGGACGAGGAGATCGGCGATGAGATCCGCTCCGCTGTCCTCGCGGAGCTCGTTCCCCCGGTCGAGCTGGAGTTCTCGGTGCTGGATGGTGTCGTCACCCTGCGAGGGCCTCTCCAAAACCGTTCCCTGGTGCCGCTTCTCGCTCGGGCCATTCGCGCGGTCGAAGGCGTCGTGGACGTGCGCATGGAGCTTGTCTGA